The Polypterus senegalus isolate Bchr_013 chromosome 9, ASM1683550v1, whole genome shotgun sequence genome includes a window with the following:
- the LOC120535688 gene encoding von Willebrand factor A domain-containing protein 1-like: MWVKVFVLLSIATWDLASTEVTVDSTGYCKSSEASTDLIFLLDSSSSITPWEFSSFLSVFKNLVSVLNVGPNHVQIALVSVSDLPVLEFSFQQHTTAQEILRSLSNVEQRMGSTNSGLALKWVYEIGFTKEHGSRDAVQKTVVWVTDGLSTDDVAWPAKVLKDAGILVLVVSTGRSSHGIQNVASSERTMFFVDTDKLLDLVVDLCVAIVGSAPLPGPNMRNEIPDIAAALWQQSGSPFKKQNSLDIFFNRVQSDIGASSQMNEALESHNMTRQSENISVLTSVNTSESPIDTSTSHPPVSPQTLLVSESGPQTLYLSIPPSFHSRYPYKPLFDGMPGRTIGSKGGVASLEVKAEGKEARVVQVKANSSSLISTTSHFKQGAKKPYSLKSRTFKDVDTRDQHFTSVANRYPPPQHLMLTDVTSNRIAASWAEPEDGQAVRSYKVRHIVAGMPATIHTVPSHVKIVFFKDLRPRSDHLICVAAVYKRGKSAEVCKKQKTHAAPIPQWIHSRCRIFWYTPC; the protein is encoded by the exons ATGTGGGTGAAGGTCTTCGTCCTTCTCAGCATTGCTACCTGGGATTTGGCCTCAACGGAGGTAACAGTAGACAGCACGG GTTACTGCAAATCATCAGAGGCAAGCACTGatctcatctttcttttggaCAGCTCAAGTAGCATCACACCCTGGGAGTTCTCcagttttctttcagttttcaaaAATTTAGTTTCTGTCTTGAATGTTGGTCCCAACCATGTCCAGATTGCCCTTGTGTCAGTTAGTGATCTGCCCGTTTTGGAGTTTTCATTTCAACAACATACCACAGCCCAGGAAATATTAAGGTCCTTGAGTAATGTGGAGCAAAGAATGGGCAGCACCAATTCTGGGCTTGCCCTGAAGTGGGTATACGAGATTGGCTTTACTAAGGAGCATGGGTCTCGAGATGCAGTCCAGAAGACTGTAGTTTGGGTAACAGATGGCTTATCTACTGATGATGTTGCCTGGCCTGCTAAGGTCTTAAAGGATGCTGGAATATTAGTTCTAGTGGTGTCCACAGGAAGATCAAGTCACGGTATCCAAAATGTGGCCAGCAGTGAGAGAACTATGTTCTTTGTGGATACAGACAAGTTGCTGGATCTTGTAGTGGACTTATGTGTGGCTATAGTGG GTTCTGCCCCTCTACCAGGACCCAATATGCGTAATGAGATTCCTGATATAGCTGCTGCACTCTGGCAGCAGTCTGGCTCCCCTTTCAAAAAGCAAAATTCACTGGATATTTTCTTCAATAGAGTTCAGAGTGATATTGGGGCTTCTAGTCAAATGAATGAAGCACTGGAAAGTCATAATATGACCAGACAGTCTGAGAATATTTCTGTTCTGACATCAGTGAACACATCAGAGAGTCCCATAGACACTTCAACTAGTCATCCGCCAG tttctCCACAGACATTACTGGTCTCAGAATCTGGTCCTCAAACCCTTTACCTCTCCATACCTCCATCTTTCCATTCTCGCTATCCCTACAAGCCACTATTTGATGGCATGCCTGGTAGGACTATTGGCTCAAAAGGTGGAGTGGCTTCGCTTGAGGTGAAAGCTGAAGGAAAGGAAGCAAGAGTTGTCCAAGTGAAAGCAAACTCATCATCCCTCATCTCCACAACTTCTCATTTTAAGCAGGGTGCCAAGAAACCTTATTCATTGAAATCAAGAACGTTTAAAG ATGTAGATACAAGGGATCAACACTTTACTTCTGTTGCCAATCGATATCCGCCACCTCAGCACCTCATGCTGACTGATGTTACATCCAATAGAATAGCAGCATCCTGGGCAGAACCTGAAGATGGACAAGCAGTAAGGAGCTACAAAGTGCGTCATATAGTTGCTGGCATGCCAGCAACAATTCACACTGTGCCAAGTCATGTGAAGATTGTCTTCTTCAAAGATTTAAGGCCCCGGTCCGACCACTTGATATGTGTAGCAGCTGTTTACAAGCGAGGAAAAAGTGCCGAAGTATGCAAAAAGCAGAAAACACATGCAG ctCCCATCCCTCAATGGATTCACAGCCGCTGCAGAATATTCTGGTATACTCCCTGCTGA